A section of the Parasteatoda tepidariorum isolate YZ-2023 chromosome 6, CAS_Ptep_4.0, whole genome shotgun sequence genome encodes:
- the LOC139425853 gene encoding small ribosomal subunit protein uS4c-like translates to MECNAFLYLKNDIKKYLLNIKKYDIENYLLNIKKYDIEEYVLNIKKYDSEKYLLNIKKYDIKKYLLNIKKYDIKKYLLNIKKYLLNIKKYDIKKSLFNIKKYDIKKYLLTIKKYDIENYLLNIKKYDIKKYLLSIKKYDSEEYVLNIKKYDSEKYLLNIKKYDIKKYDIKKYLLNIKKYLLNIKKYDIKKSLFNIKKYDIKKYLLNIKRYDSEEYVLNIKKYDSEKYLSNIKKYDNKKHLLNIKKYLLNIKK, encoded by the coding sequence ATGGAATGCAATGcgtttctatatttaaaaaatgatattaagaagtatttgttaaatattaagaagTATGATATTGAGaactatttgttaaatattaagaagTATGATATTGAGGAGTATGTGTTAAATATTAAGAAGTATGATAGTGAGAAGTATTTGCTAAATATTAAGAAGTATGACATTAAGaagtatttgttaaatattaagaagTATGATATTAAGaagtatttgttaaatattaagaagTATTTGTTGAATATTAAGAAGTATGATATTAAGAAGTCTTTGTTCAATATTAAGAAGTATGATATTAAGAAGTATTTGTTAACTATTAAGAAGTATGATATTGAGaactatttgttaaatattaagaagTATGATATTAAGAAGTATTTGTTAAGTATTAAGAAGTATGATAGTGAGGAGTATGTGTTAAATATTAAGAAGTATGATAGTGAGaagtatttgttaaatattaagaagTATGACATTAAGAAGTATGATATTAAGaagtatttgttaaatattaagaagTATTTGTTGAATATTAAGAAGTATGATATTAAGAAGTCTTTGTTCAATATTAAGAAGTATGATATTAAGAAGTACTTGTTAAATATTAAGAGGTATGATAGTGAGGAGTATGTGTTAAATATTAAGAAGTATGATAGTGAGAAGTATTTGTCAAATATTAAGAAGTATGATAATAAGAagcatttgttaaatattaagaagTATTTGTTGAATATTAAGAAGTAA